A window from Argopecten irradians isolate NY chromosome 3, Ai_NY, whole genome shotgun sequence encodes these proteins:
- the LOC138318848 gene encoding NAD-dependent protein deacetylase sirtuin-2-like isoform X1: MAEKSEKDGNKKRISFGDVHTLEYEPVPEEEEAKKPVKEESEKEVAERREWLMDMMKLSLGFAPTPEKLLDTLDMDGVVNYIKSGKCKKIITMAGAGISTSAGIPDFRSPNTGLYDNLQKYNLPHPQAVFDIGYFWKNPEPFFLLAKELWPGVFKPTPCHYFIKLLADKGLLHRHYTQNIDTLESRAGLEADKLVEAHGSFRTAHCLICEKEYSQDFIEEKVFAGEIPRCNEPGCEDNIVKPDIVFFGESLPKRFGELVHDDFKECDLLLIMGTSLVVQPFASLMNRTQHHCPRMYINLEKTGSGPSNPISMLMFGGGFKFDDEDNYRDVFWQGTCDDGCLLMAEKLGWKEELQEIVKTDHAKIDENAKALKARSKSLESDKEEKQEEKGEVVSKVVETKKSTLGKSESDTEKSNIPKSKTNAPKSSVTKSSSTASRATSKSPSSSKTKLKKS; this comes from the exons ATGGGAATAAAAAACGGATCTCATTTGGTGATGTACACACATTAGAATATG AACCTGTTCCTGAAGAAGAGGAAGCGAAAAAACCTGTTAAAGAAGAATCAGAAAAG gaAGTTGCAGAGC GTCGAGAATGGCTGATGGATATGATGAAACTGTCCCTGGGCTTTGCACCTACCCCAGAAAAGCTCTTGGACACACTGGACATGGACGGTGTAGTGAATTATATCAAAAGTGGGAAATGTAAAAAGATCATCACAATGGCTGGAGCAGGGATTTCAACGT CGGCAGGTATTCCTGACTTCAGATCTCCAAACACAGGACTTTATGACAACTTACAGAAATACAACCTCCCTCACCCACAGGCTGTGTTCGACATAGGCTATTTCTGG AAAAATCCAGAACCATTTTTCCTTCTTGCGAAAGAGCTATGGCCAGGCGTGTTCAAA CCCACCCCATGTCACTACTTCATTAAGCTGCTTGCTGATAAAGGCTTACTTCATCGTCATTACACTCAG AACATTGACACACTCGAGAGTCGAGCAGGACTTGAAGCAGATAAATTAGTGGAGGCTCATGGGAGTTTCCGTACAGCTCACTGCCTTATTTGTGAAAAGGAGTACAGTCAAGATTTTATAGAAG aaaaagtatttGCAGGGGAAATCCCCAGATGTAACGAACCAGGTTGTGAAGATAACATTGTCAAACCAG ATATCGTGTTCTTTGGAGAATCTCTCCCCAAAAGATTTGGAGAATTGGTGCATGAT GACTTTAAGGAGTGTGACCTACTGCTGATTATGGGGACATCCTTAGTGGTACAGCCGTTTGCATCTCTCATGAACAG GACTCAGCATCATTGTCCAAGGATGTACATAAACTTGGAGAAGACTGGATCTGGG CCAAGCAATCCAATCTCCATGTTAATGTTTGGAGGAGGCTTCAAGTTTGATGACGAAGATAACTACAG aGATGTGTTTTGGCAAGGCACTTGTGATGATGGTTGTCTTCTCATGGCAGAGAAGTTAGGATGGAAG GAAGAGCTACAAGAGATTGTGAAAACAGATCATGCAAAGATTGATGAGAATGCAAAAGCTTTGAAAGCTAGATCTAAAAGTCTTGAGAGTGATAAAGAAGAAAAACAGGAGGAAAAAGGAGAAGTTGTGTCTAAAGTAGTGGAAACTAAGAAGTCTACTCTGGGAAAGTCGGAATCAGATACAGAGAAATCCAACATCCCAAAATCAAAAACTAACGCCCCAAAATCATCTGTAACCAAGTCATCTAGTACTGCTTCAAGGGCAACTTCAAAGTCCCCAAGCTCAAGTAAAACTAAACTTAAGAAAAGTTAA
- the LOC138318848 gene encoding NAD-dependent protein deacetylase sirtuin-2-like isoform X2, which produces MAEKSEKEPVPEEEEAKKPVKEESEKEVAERREWLMDMMKLSLGFAPTPEKLLDTLDMDGVVNYIKSGKCKKIITMAGAGISTSAGIPDFRSPNTGLYDNLQKYNLPHPQAVFDIGYFWKNPEPFFLLAKELWPGVFKPTPCHYFIKLLADKGLLHRHYTQNIDTLESRAGLEADKLVEAHGSFRTAHCLICEKEYSQDFIEEKVFAGEIPRCNEPGCEDNIVKPDIVFFGESLPKRFGELVHDDFKECDLLLIMGTSLVVQPFASLMNRTQHHCPRMYINLEKTGSGPSNPISMLMFGGGFKFDDEDNYRDVFWQGTCDDGCLLMAEKLGWKEELQEIVKTDHAKIDENAKALKARSKSLESDKEEKQEEKGEVVSKVVETKKSTLGKSESDTEKSNIPKSKTNAPKSSVTKSSSTASRATSKSPSSSKTKLKKS; this is translated from the exons AACCTGTTCCTGAAGAAGAGGAAGCGAAAAAACCTGTTAAAGAAGAATCAGAAAAG gaAGTTGCAGAGC GTCGAGAATGGCTGATGGATATGATGAAACTGTCCCTGGGCTTTGCACCTACCCCAGAAAAGCTCTTGGACACACTGGACATGGACGGTGTAGTGAATTATATCAAAAGTGGGAAATGTAAAAAGATCATCACAATGGCTGGAGCAGGGATTTCAACGT CGGCAGGTATTCCTGACTTCAGATCTCCAAACACAGGACTTTATGACAACTTACAGAAATACAACCTCCCTCACCCACAGGCTGTGTTCGACATAGGCTATTTCTGG AAAAATCCAGAACCATTTTTCCTTCTTGCGAAAGAGCTATGGCCAGGCGTGTTCAAA CCCACCCCATGTCACTACTTCATTAAGCTGCTTGCTGATAAAGGCTTACTTCATCGTCATTACACTCAG AACATTGACACACTCGAGAGTCGAGCAGGACTTGAAGCAGATAAATTAGTGGAGGCTCATGGGAGTTTCCGTACAGCTCACTGCCTTATTTGTGAAAAGGAGTACAGTCAAGATTTTATAGAAG aaaaagtatttGCAGGGGAAATCCCCAGATGTAACGAACCAGGTTGTGAAGATAACATTGTCAAACCAG ATATCGTGTTCTTTGGAGAATCTCTCCCCAAAAGATTTGGAGAATTGGTGCATGAT GACTTTAAGGAGTGTGACCTACTGCTGATTATGGGGACATCCTTAGTGGTACAGCCGTTTGCATCTCTCATGAACAG GACTCAGCATCATTGTCCAAGGATGTACATAAACTTGGAGAAGACTGGATCTGGG CCAAGCAATCCAATCTCCATGTTAATGTTTGGAGGAGGCTTCAAGTTTGATGACGAAGATAACTACAG aGATGTGTTTTGGCAAGGCACTTGTGATGATGGTTGTCTTCTCATGGCAGAGAAGTTAGGATGGAAG GAAGAGCTACAAGAGATTGTGAAAACAGATCATGCAAAGATTGATGAGAATGCAAAAGCTTTGAAAGCTAGATCTAAAAGTCTTGAGAGTGATAAAGAAGAAAAACAGGAGGAAAAAGGAGAAGTTGTGTCTAAAGTAGTGGAAACTAAGAAGTCTACTCTGGGAAAGTCGGAATCAGATACAGAGAAATCCAACATCCCAAAATCAAAAACTAACGCCCCAAAATCATCTGTAACCAAGTCATCTAGTACTGCTTCAAGGGCAACTTCAAAGTCCCCAAGCTCAAGTAAAACTAAACTTAAGAAAAGTTAA
- the LOC138318846 gene encoding uncharacterized protein, which translates to MDVKQESTESSDKFINSSPTLDDIYTDICSIYISDIDSMVHGDRATPTGCLPPCLPTWDCSPVPTSLHNSMMHLRSLSPNPRYEEIPSCQHSEYYNNVNCQDTLSQSSQSYQEWGMYNWEHFTGFNSQTHRYDTPSGLAEGGTCYYKSTTLPLCNTQQYGDDIARCSTPDLISTLSSLQSDKEQDDLLSQSNTCDTKGSSNVAVVQEHGTSAMFMHLAQRYQDSGYNSDLSMSPVYPYKSKNTTKVKQDSDEEIKDSKVHLDDDVNVSQHIPKFSSLEKASLSMSQSNILTSLPQVYCVSRKESQIQSSDVSSSDYHPSVTKAIHRMPPLQPNPMLSNKHPIKRPIQSQDPEGPAKRKHVAPLSEIQATNGALTQQIPPTERKSMFPNQHTKPKSERERKNRHNQPLSLQATGAMMSWYESHRENPYPTKVEKEMMAKLGGITVTQVKSWFANKRNRNNNTRPKVQKRQMTERLMNICHELARNSQHPTMNNADIIQKLSTIISVSPSENV; encoded by the coding sequence ATGGATGTGAAACAAGAGAGTACAGAGTCCTCAGACAAATTTATAAACAGTAGTCCAACCCTGGATGATATCTACACAGATATTTGCTCCATATATATTTCGGACATTGACAGTATGGTACACGGTGATCGTGCTACCCCTACAGGATGCCTGCCACCCTGTCTACCGACCTGGGACTGCTCACCTGTGCCAACATCCCTACATAACAGTATGATGCATCTACGCTCCCTGTCACCCAACCCCAGATATGAAGAGATCCCTTCATGCCAGCATAGTGAGTATTATAACAATGTCAATTGTCAAGACACTTTGTCACAAAGCTCACAGAGTTATCAGGAGTGGGGCATGTATAATTGGGAACATTTCACCGGCTTTAATTCACAGACACATAGATATGACACTCCGTCGGGCCTCGCTGAAGGAGGCACATGTTACTACAAATCCACCACGCTACCTCTCTGTAACACACAACAGTATGGTGATGACATTGCCCGCTGTTCTACCCCAGATCTCATCAGCACTCTCTCTTCCCTCCAATCTGACAAGGAGCAGGACGACCTCCTATCACAAAGTAATACCTGTGATACAAAAGGATCAAGTAATGTGGCCGTTGTACAGGAACACGGAACGTCTGCCATGTTCATGCACTTAGCTCAGCGTTACCAGGATAGTGGTTATAACTCGGACTTATCAATGTCACCAGTGTATCCATACAAGTCAAAGAACACAACCAAGGTTAAACAAGACTCAGATGAGGAGATCAAAGACAGCAAAGTTCACCTTGACGATGACGTAAATGTAAGTCAACACATTCCTAAGTTCAGCTCTCTGGAGAAAGCCTCTCTTTCAATGTCTCAAAGTAATATACTAACTTCACTACCACAAGTTTACTGTGTGTCGCGCAAAGAAAGCCAGATTCAGTCCAGTGATGTGTCCTCATCAGATTATCATCCATCAGTTACCAAGGCAATACACAGAATGCCTCCTTTACAACCAAATCCAATGCTTTCAAACAAACACCCCATTAAGCGTCCGATTCAGTCTCAGGACCCTGAGGGACCAGCTAAACGTAAACATGTGGCACCACTATCAGAGATCCAAGCCACAAATGGTGCCCTGACACAGCAGATACCACCTACAGAAAGGAAGTCCATGTTTCCTAATCAACACACTAAACCCAAGTCAGAACGTGAAAGGAAAAATCGTCACAACCAGCCACTGAGTCTGCAGGCAACAGGAGCTATGATGAGCTGGTATGAGAGTCACAGGGAAAACCCCTACCCCACCAAGGTGGAAAAGGAGATGATGGCCAAGCTCGGGGGCATTACAGTCACTCAGGTCAAGTCATGGTTCGCCAATAAACGTAACCGAAACAACAACACACGACCCAAGGTACAGAAACGGCAGATGACAGAACGTCTGATGAACATTTGTCATGAGTTGGCACGTAATTCCCAACATCCCACCATGAACAATGCAGATATCATTCAGAAACTGTCCACCATTATAAGTGTTTCTCCCAGTGAAAATGTGTGA